A genomic window from Gossypium hirsutum isolate 1008001.06 chromosome D10, Gossypium_hirsutum_v2.1, whole genome shotgun sequence includes:
- the LOC107914723 gene encoding U-box domain-containing protein 27 — MARDDLYIAVPSSFRCPISLDVMKSPVSLCTGVTYDRASIQRWLDSGNNTCPATMQVLESKDLVPNRNLQRLIQIWLDSVARRQLDADSVRNSAAVPSQNQVKLLVKHLDINCFSSLTKIICFARESEENREFLAQMDGFFSKVLDFMRNAESGIKIVEQVVKILDLMLTKISDKKPLLETNCLSTILLVLQSGNSDSQIEAVRLLESIAVDGESKLKIGEKEGLVAELVKSLRKENPRLIEASLSFFIAITMPKRIKTVVIQYRIIPELKYLLSQPNTTTSITEKALELLEELSTCKEGRVEIWHDSVLLGRIGETVLKVSSNATEHAVAILWSGCYLFRDRKAQEAVASSNGMTKLLLLMQSNCSPAVRQMSGDLVKVLGVNYKLCLSNYDTKTTHIMPC, encoded by the coding sequence ATGGCAAGAGACGATTTATACATTGCGGTTCCAAGTTCTTTTCGGTGTCCGATATCGTTGGATGTGATGAAATCCCCAGTGAGCTTGTGCACGGGGGTGACATACGACCGAGCCAGCATCCAACGCTGGCTAGACAGCGGCAACAACACCTGTCCCGCCACAATGCAAGTCCTCGAAAGCAAAGACCTTGTTCCCAACCGGAATTTACAACGACTCATCCAGATCTGGCTTGACTCAGTCGCTCGCCGTCAACTCGACGCCGACTCGGTCCGCAATTCAGCTGCTGTTCCTTCTCAAAATCAGGTCAAACTCTTGGTCAAACACCTTGACATCAATTGCTTCTCATCGTTGACGAAGATCATTTGTTTCGCGCGAGAGTCAGAGGAAAACCGGGAATTCCTCGCCCAGATGGACGGGTTTTTCAGCAAGGTGCTGGATTTTATGAGGAATGCGGAATCGGGCATTAAAATAGTGGAACAGGTTGTTAAGATTTTGGATTTGATGTTAACCAAAATTTCCGATAAGAAGCCATTGTTGGAGACGAATTGCTTGTCGACGATTCTTCTGGTTTTACAAAGTGGGAATTCAGATTCACAAATCGAAGCGGTTCGATTACTGGAGTCTATAGCGGTGGATGGAGAGTCGAAGCTCAAAATAGGTGAAAAGGAGGGATTAGTAGCGGAATTGGTAAAATCATTAAGAAAAGAAAACCCAAGATTAATTGAAGCCAGCTTATCATTTTTTATCGCAATCACAATGCCAAAACGTATAAAAACCGTAGTAATCCAATATCGAATAATCCCAGAATTAAAGTACCTTTTGTCCCAACCAAACACTACTACTTCGATAACAGAGAAGGCATTGGAACTGCTGGAAGAGTTGTCCACTTGCAAAGAAGGGAGAGTGGAGATATGGCATGATTCGGTATTGCTAGGAAGGATTGGTGAGACAGTGTTGAAAGTATCGAGCAATGCGACAGAGCACGCGGTGGCGATACTTTGGAGCGGTTGTTATTTGTTTAGAGACCGGAAAGCGCAAGAAGCGGTGGCTAGTAGTAATGGGATGACCAAGTTGTTGTTGCTGATGCAGAGCAATTGTTCGCCGGCGGTTAGGCAAATGTCGGGGGACTTAGTCAAGGTTTTGGGGGTTAATTATAAACTTTGTTTATCGAATTATGATACCAAGACTACCCATATTATGCCCTGTTGA
- the LOC107914400 gene encoding protein tipD isoform X1 codes for MLSSEEGENDVFFDSLDCLSIEEPVLAKQGLECGKLEYEIWMNEPGNVKERRERFLLGMDLVEFANSSRIKDLQRITECSDAVLSSSCPSAGNGEGSIADCDRKLMCEANLLLDESTAAALESENKVFEQQETQQHLDESEKAEVNRKKFKKWWKHFSSMRKVGESRGSSKTSKPSFKVCETNRVMVQSNKKGYMEFSALYMGQEIQAHKGFIWTMKFSPDGQYLASGGEDGVVRIWCVMSTDAFSKPLMAEHNLGRSMGKGKFGFGREKLVDSQVVIPNKIFRIEESPIQELHGHGSDVLDVAWSRSNFLISSSMDKTVRLWKVGCNQCLNVFHHNNYVTCIQFNPIDDSYFISGSIDGKVRIWGVSETRVVHWVDVWDIVTAICYRPDGKQEFIAGSIRGTCHFYQVSGDDIILEAEIHIHGRKKTSGNKITSIQYSQDEPHKVMITSKDSKLRILDGVDTVRKFKGLPKSRSQMSASFTSTGRHIISVGEDCRVYVWNYDDICPRTSKHTKSVSSCEHFFCEDVSVAIPWLGQGSDQRHSDRSLRGDQIEGTSWIRDSQRFSLGNWFSIDGSCKGSATWPEEKLMLWEITVAEDEYYSYEQQQLCHNYGDYHATLPETWGLVIVAGGRNGRIKTFHNYGLPVSL; via the exons ATGCTAAGCTCTGAAGAGGGTGAAAATGACGTCTTCTTTGATTCTTTGGATTGCTTGTCGATCGAAGAGCCTGTTTTAGCGAAACAAGGATTAGAGTGTGGGAAATTAGAGTATGAAATTTGGATGAATGAACCTGGAAATGTTAAGGAGCGGCGTGAAAGATTTCTTCTCGGAATGGATCTAGTTGAGTTTGCAAATTCATCAAGGATAAAGGATTTGCAGAGGATCACAGAGTGCAGTGATGCTGTCTTGAGTTCTTCGTGTCCGTCTGCTGGCAATGGTGAAGGAAGTATTGCTGATTGTGATAGGAAACTGATGTGTGAAGCCAATTTGTTGCTCGATGAATCAACAGCAGCAGCTCTCGAGAGCGAGAATAAGGTATTTGAACAACAGGAAACACAACAACACTTGGATGAATCTGAAAAGGCTGAAGTTAATAGGAAGAAATTCAAGAAATGGTGGAAACACTTTTCCAGCATGAGGAAAGTTGGGGAAAGCAGGGGTTCATCTAAGACATCGAAACCGAGTTTCAAAGTATGTGAAACAAACAGAGTGATGGTTCAGTCCAACAAGAAAGGATACATGGAGTTTTCAGCACTTTACATGGGACAAGAAATACAGGCTCACAAGGGCTTCATCTGGACAATGAAGTTTAGCCCTGATGGTCAGTATTTAGCAAGTGGTGGTGAAGATGGGGTAGTCCGTATATGGTGTGTGATGTCAACAGATGCCTTTAGTAAACCTTTGATGGCTGAGCACAATTTAGGTAGATCGATGGGCAAAGGGAAATTCGGTTTTGGCAGAGAGAAGCTGGTTGACTCTCAAGTTGTTATTCCTAATAAGATTTTTCGGATTGAGGAGTCACCAATCCAGGAGCTTCATGGTCATGGCAGTGACGTTTTAGATGTTGCATGGTCCAGATCAAAT TTTCTCATTTCCTCTTCCATGGATAAAACGGTCCGTCTCTGGAAAGTCGGCTGCAATCAGTGTTTAAATGTTTTTCATCATAACAATTACG TCACTTGCATTCAGTTCAATCCCATTGATGACAGTTATTTCATCAGTGGTTCTATAGATGGAAAAGTTAGGATTTGGGGAGTGTCGGAGACGCGAGTCGTTCACTGGGTGGATGTTTGGGACATTGTAACTGCTATATGTTACAGGCCAGATGGAAAG CAGGAATTTATTGCCGGTTCCATTAGAGGTACTTGCCATTTTTATCAAGTATCAG GTGACGACATTATTTTGGAGGCCGAGATTCATATTCATGGCAGAAAGAAAACTTCAGGCAACAAAATCACAAGTATTCAG TACTCCCAGGATGAACCTCACAAAGTTATGATAACTTCTAAAGATTCCAAACTCCGAATACTCGATGGGGTTGATACTGTTCGTAAATTTAAAG GACTCCCCAAGTCCAGAAGTCAGATGTCAGCATCTTTTACGTCCACTGGGAGACATATAATCTCAGTTGGAGAAGACTGTCGTGTTTATGTTTGGAACTACGATGACATTTGCCCTCGAACATCGAAACATACAAAATCTGTTTCTTCTTGCGAACACTTCTTCTGTGAAGATGTGTCTGTAGCAATACCTTGGTTAGGCCAAGGTTCAGATCAGCGGCACTCGGATCGGTCACTGAGAGGGGATCAGATAGAGGGCACTTCTTGGATCAGAGATTCGCAACGATTCTCACTTGGAAACTGGTTCTCCATAGATGGCTCCTGCAAGGGTTCTGCAACATGGCCTGAAGAAAAACTTATGTTGTGGGAAATAACAGTTGCAGAAGACGAGTATTATTCGTATGAACAACAACAGCTCTGTCACAACTACGGCGACTATCACGCAACCTTGCCAGAAACATGGGGCCTCGTGATTGTTGCAGGCGGACGGAACGGAAGAATCAAGACATTCCACAACTATGGATTGCCTGTTAGTCTATAG
- the LOC107914400 gene encoding protein tipD isoform X2 translates to MLSSEEGENDVFFDSLDCLSIEEPVLAKQGLECGKLEYEIWMNEPGNVKERRERFLLGMDLVEFANSSRIKDLQRITECSDAVLSSSCPSAGNGEGSIADCDRKLMCEANLLLDESTAAALESENKVFEQQETQQHLDESEKAEVNRKKFKKWWKHFSSMRKVGESRGSSKTSKPSFKVCETNRVMVQSNKKGYMEFSALYMGQEIQAHKGFIWTMKFSPDGQYLASGGEDGVVRIWCVMSTDAFSKPLMAEHNLGRSMGKGKFGFGREKLVDSQVVIPNKIFRIEESPIQELHGHGSDVLDVAWSRSNFLISSSMDKTVRLWKVGCNQCLNVFHHNNYVTCIQFNPIDDSYFISGSIDGKVRIWGVSETRVVHWVDVWDIVTAICYRPDGKEFIAGSIRGTCHFYQVSGDDIILEAEIHIHGRKKTSGNKITSIQYSQDEPHKVMITSKDSKLRILDGVDTVRKFKGLPKSRSQMSASFTSTGRHIISVGEDCRVYVWNYDDICPRTSKHTKSVSSCEHFFCEDVSVAIPWLGQGSDQRHSDRSLRGDQIEGTSWIRDSQRFSLGNWFSIDGSCKGSATWPEEKLMLWEITVAEDEYYSYEQQQLCHNYGDYHATLPETWGLVIVAGGRNGRIKTFHNYGLPVSL, encoded by the exons ATGCTAAGCTCTGAAGAGGGTGAAAATGACGTCTTCTTTGATTCTTTGGATTGCTTGTCGATCGAAGAGCCTGTTTTAGCGAAACAAGGATTAGAGTGTGGGAAATTAGAGTATGAAATTTGGATGAATGAACCTGGAAATGTTAAGGAGCGGCGTGAAAGATTTCTTCTCGGAATGGATCTAGTTGAGTTTGCAAATTCATCAAGGATAAAGGATTTGCAGAGGATCACAGAGTGCAGTGATGCTGTCTTGAGTTCTTCGTGTCCGTCTGCTGGCAATGGTGAAGGAAGTATTGCTGATTGTGATAGGAAACTGATGTGTGAAGCCAATTTGTTGCTCGATGAATCAACAGCAGCAGCTCTCGAGAGCGAGAATAAGGTATTTGAACAACAGGAAACACAACAACACTTGGATGAATCTGAAAAGGCTGAAGTTAATAGGAAGAAATTCAAGAAATGGTGGAAACACTTTTCCAGCATGAGGAAAGTTGGGGAAAGCAGGGGTTCATCTAAGACATCGAAACCGAGTTTCAAAGTATGTGAAACAAACAGAGTGATGGTTCAGTCCAACAAGAAAGGATACATGGAGTTTTCAGCACTTTACATGGGACAAGAAATACAGGCTCACAAGGGCTTCATCTGGACAATGAAGTTTAGCCCTGATGGTCAGTATTTAGCAAGTGGTGGTGAAGATGGGGTAGTCCGTATATGGTGTGTGATGTCAACAGATGCCTTTAGTAAACCTTTGATGGCTGAGCACAATTTAGGTAGATCGATGGGCAAAGGGAAATTCGGTTTTGGCAGAGAGAAGCTGGTTGACTCTCAAGTTGTTATTCCTAATAAGATTTTTCGGATTGAGGAGTCACCAATCCAGGAGCTTCATGGTCATGGCAGTGACGTTTTAGATGTTGCATGGTCCAGATCAAAT TTTCTCATTTCCTCTTCCATGGATAAAACGGTCCGTCTCTGGAAAGTCGGCTGCAATCAGTGTTTAAATGTTTTTCATCATAACAATTACG TCACTTGCATTCAGTTCAATCCCATTGATGACAGTTATTTCATCAGTGGTTCTATAGATGGAAAAGTTAGGATTTGGGGAGTGTCGGAGACGCGAGTCGTTCACTGGGTGGATGTTTGGGACATTGTAACTGCTATATGTTACAGGCCAGATGGAAAG GAATTTATTGCCGGTTCCATTAGAGGTACTTGCCATTTTTATCAAGTATCAG GTGACGACATTATTTTGGAGGCCGAGATTCATATTCATGGCAGAAAGAAAACTTCAGGCAACAAAATCACAAGTATTCAG TACTCCCAGGATGAACCTCACAAAGTTATGATAACTTCTAAAGATTCCAAACTCCGAATACTCGATGGGGTTGATACTGTTCGTAAATTTAAAG GACTCCCCAAGTCCAGAAGTCAGATGTCAGCATCTTTTACGTCCACTGGGAGACATATAATCTCAGTTGGAGAAGACTGTCGTGTTTATGTTTGGAACTACGATGACATTTGCCCTCGAACATCGAAACATACAAAATCTGTTTCTTCTTGCGAACACTTCTTCTGTGAAGATGTGTCTGTAGCAATACCTTGGTTAGGCCAAGGTTCAGATCAGCGGCACTCGGATCGGTCACTGAGAGGGGATCAGATAGAGGGCACTTCTTGGATCAGAGATTCGCAACGATTCTCACTTGGAAACTGGTTCTCCATAGATGGCTCCTGCAAGGGTTCTGCAACATGGCCTGAAGAAAAACTTATGTTGTGGGAAATAACAGTTGCAGAAGACGAGTATTATTCGTATGAACAACAACAGCTCTGTCACAACTACGGCGACTATCACGCAACCTTGCCAGAAACATGGGGCCTCGTGATTGTTGCAGGCGGACGGAACGGAAGAATCAAGACATTCCACAACTATGGATTGCCTGTTAGTCTATAG
- the LOC107914401 gene encoding protein MKS1: MDLHFPKRQLQIQGPRPNPLRLSKDSHKVKKPPHPPPRAAAPPAVQHRREPVVIYAVSPKVIHAEQSDFMSVVQRYTGLSSESFSSGGAISPAARMAVTEKASLTPRERVVEVGVFGEGGMEESLIRIPPGILSPAPEALPAVETGTIFSPASEARMMTVLNDWSPMFYGSGLMASPSSILLSESLISSPTLSSDFFTQIWKL; the protein is encoded by the coding sequence ATGGACCTTCACTTTCCCAAGCGCCAGTTACAAATCCAAGGTCCACGCCCCAACCCACTCAGACTCAGCAAAGACTCCCATAAAGTTAAAAAACCACCTCACCCGCCACCTCGCGCCGCTGCCCCTCCCGCTGTCCAACACCGTCGCGAGCCTGTAGTCATCTACGCTGTCTCACCCAAAGTCATCCACGCTGAACAATCCGACTTCATGTCAGTAGTACAACGATACACCGGGCTTTCATCCGAAAGCTTCTCTAGCGGTGGCGCAATATCGCCGGCGGCTAGGATGGCAGTGACGGAGAAGGCAAGTCTGACCCCAAGAGAGAGAGTAGTAGAAGTGGGGGTGTTCGGGGAAGGTGGGATGGAAGAGAGTTTGATTCGGATTCCACCAGGGATACTTTCGCCTGCGCCGGAAGCGTTGCCGGCTGTAGAAACGGGAACGATCTTTTCGCCGGCGTCGGAAGCTCGAATGATGACGGTTTTGAATGACTGGAGCCCGATGTTTTACGGGAGTGGGTTAATGGCAAGCCCCTCTTCTATATTGCTTTCCGAGTCTTTAATTTCTTCTCCAACTCTTTCTTCtgatttttttactcaaatttggaaactttaa